In Halorubrum trapanicum, a single genomic region encodes these proteins:
- a CDS encoding DUF6166 domain-containing protein, which yields MEMNSTTDPRAVVQDASERWQASADCVEYVGMRVEGTPVVLNLTAHERLTPNRSHNLVRHSPAGFDWGYVGSGPAQLACALLLDYTDDETVTQQHHIQFRDDVVSQLVCDGPADCWHLTGEDIEAALAEFEEYRALTPDGGTPSSSLPANWSAVSRADRTVFQRRDIDHYVVLAEGSEEWLIILCAQGDRAYPAPLDHRTFPVENDPASAVQELVAESNDLVEPEEEI from the coding sequence ATGGAGATGAATTCGACTACCGACCCACGAGCAGTCGTACAGGATGCGAGTGAGCGATGGCAGGCGAGTGCAGACTGCGTTGAGTACGTCGGAATGCGTGTCGAGGGAACGCCAGTGGTCCTGAACCTCACCGCACACGAACGCCTCACCCCCAATCGAAGTCACAATCTCGTGCGGCATAGCCCGGCGGGATTCGACTGGGGCTACGTTGGGAGCGGCCCGGCACAGCTCGCCTGTGCGCTCCTCCTCGATTACACCGACGACGAAACCGTCACCCAGCAACACCACATCCAGTTCCGCGACGACGTGGTCAGTCAGTTGGTGTGTGATGGCCCGGCCGACTGCTGGCACCTCACCGGGGAGGATATCGAGGCGGCACTCGCTGAATTCGAAGAGTACCGAGCACTCACGCCAGATGGTGGGACGCCGTCATCGTCACTGCCGGCGAATTGGAGTGCGGTGAGCCGGGCAGATCGGACAGTCTTCCAACGCCGGGATATCGACCACTACGTCGTCCTCGCCGAAGGGAGCGAGGAGTGGTTGATCATACTTTGCGCGCAGGGCGACCGGGCGTATCCCGCCCCGCTTGACCATCGAACATTTCCGGTTGAGAACGATCCTGCTTCAGCCGTTCAGGAACTCGTCGCTGAGAGTAACGACCTCGTTGAGCCAGAGGAGGAGATCTGA
- a CDS encoding helix-turn-helix domain-containing protein, producing the protein MADTTSPAPTCDVEGTCYCPLTGVIDTLSRKYAMQLVSIIGAHDSLRFAEIEDHLPTASTSTISKRLNEFEESGLVSRTQYNEIPPRVEYALTEDGDEVRTRLEPLLEWATENSGNA; encoded by the coding sequence ATGGCGGATACTACTTCACCGGCGCCAACGTGCGATGTTGAGGGGACGTGCTACTGTCCGCTCACAGGAGTTATCGACACGTTGAGCCGGAAATACGCGATGCAACTCGTTAGCATCATCGGCGCACACGACTCACTGCGATTCGCGGAGATCGAAGATCACCTCCCGACAGCGAGCACGTCGACAATCTCGAAACGCCTGAACGAATTCGAGGAGTCAGGGCTCGTCTCACGGACGCAGTACAACGAAATCCCACCGCGTGTCGAATATGCGTTGACAGAGGATGGCGACGAGGTTCGAACACGACTGGAACCGTTACTCGAGTGGGCGACAGAAAATAGCGGAAATGCGTAA
- the merA gene encoding mercury(II) reductase, whose protein sequence is MTQTSDYDLVILGGGAAAFAAITEASRRDLSTAMVNTGLPIGGTCVNVGCVPSKHLLAVAEYGAAASENPFDAVRYPEEPTVDWADALDGTDGLVERFRQENYVDVAEHFETDIYEGYGQLVDDTTIEVVDGSDEGARITGEKALVATGSSPWAPPIDGLDDVDERSSSAHQTQSDDVDYYTSETILEERDLPESIVMLGGGYIALEWGQILHRVGVDVTILQRSGHVLSDMEGQLGREMQRAFNEKGIDVVTGNDFQQVQDVATDSGADPGQKGVAVETVIEGEERAFTAEALFVATGVQPNSEDIGLEAVGVETESDGAIRVDEHFQTTNPDIYAAGDVIGEPELETVAAKEGNHAVKNAFGDEGVSIDYDAVPAVVFTSPEVAAVGTTELEYMDEHGTCSCRTVQMADVPRAKAVENTDGLVQVVKHHETDEIVGVHMVGPRAADMIMEATLAVRFGLTVDDIIDTVHPFPTFSEAFKHACQAFRRDTSTMSCCIE, encoded by the coding sequence ATGACCCAGACGTCCGACTATGATCTCGTTATTCTCGGCGGTGGCGCCGCAGCCTTTGCCGCGATCACTGAAGCGAGCCGCCGAGATCTGTCAACGGCGATGGTGAACACCGGCCTGCCAATCGGCGGGACCTGCGTAAACGTCGGCTGTGTCCCGAGTAAGCACCTGCTCGCGGTCGCCGAGTACGGCGCTGCAGCATCGGAGAACCCCTTCGACGCCGTTCGATACCCCGAGGAGCCGACTGTCGACTGGGCTGACGCACTCGACGGGACCGACGGTCTCGTCGAACGGTTCCGGCAAGAGAACTACGTTGACGTCGCAGAACACTTCGAGACCGACATCTACGAGGGCTACGGCCAGCTGGTCGACGACACGACTATCGAGGTCGTCGACGGCTCCGACGAAGGCGCGCGCATCACTGGGGAGAAAGCGCTCGTCGCAACCGGCAGTTCACCGTGGGCGCCGCCCATCGACGGCCTCGACGACGTTGACGAGCGAAGCTCGTCAGCCCATCAGACGCAGTCTGATGACGTCGACTACTACACGAGTGAGACAATCCTCGAGGAGCGCGACCTCCCAGAGAGCATCGTGATGCTTGGTGGCGGATACATCGCACTGGAGTGGGGCCAGATCCTCCACCGTGTCGGCGTCGACGTGACCATCCTCCAGCGCTCCGGTCACGTACTCTCAGATATGGAAGGTCAGCTCGGCCGGGAGATGCAACGAGCCTTCAACGAGAAGGGAATCGACGTCGTGACCGGTAACGACTTCCAGCAGGTTCAGGATGTGGCTACCGACAGTGGTGCTGACCCTGGTCAGAAGGGCGTCGCTGTGGAGACTGTTATCGAGGGCGAGGAGCGAGCGTTCACCGCAGAGGCGTTATTCGTCGCGACCGGCGTCCAGCCCAACAGCGAGGACATCGGCTTGGAAGCAGTCGGCGTCGAGACCGAATCCGATGGCGCGATTCGCGTTGACGAGCATTTCCAGACGACCAATCCCGACATCTACGCGGCGGGGGACGTGATCGGCGAGCCCGAACTGGAGACGGTCGCCGCCAAGGAGGGCAATCACGCCGTCAAGAACGCTTTCGGGGACGAGGGCGTCAGCATTGACTACGACGCAGTGCCAGCAGTCGTGTTCACCAGCCCGGAAGTCGCCGCGGTCGGGACGACCGAACTGGAGTACATGGACGAGCACGGCACCTGTTCGTGCCGAACCGTCCAGATGGCGGATGTCCCGCGAGCGAAGGCCGTCGAGAATACGGATGGCCTCGTCCAGGTCGTCAAACACCACGAGACTGACGAGATCGTCGGCGTCCACATGGTCGGGCCGCGTGCCGCCGACATGATCATGGAAGCCACGCTGGCTGTGAGGTTTGGGCTGACTGTCGACGACATCATCGACACCGTCCACCCGTTCCCGACGTTCAGCGAGGCGTTCAAACACGCCTGCCAGGCGTTCCGTCGGGACACATCGACGATGAGCTGCTGTATCGAATGA
- a CDS encoding DUF6610 family protein, with translation MSLELSSSASTAREIAAARQTDFVAFLHRAPFAGDALALGFLPGFREDCGYQTDQYLNLEIPVGMLDNDFRNPDLERFVDRFFEYEPEVGVIGDVDEIDDIDAHVAAAREIQASYPEADLIIVPKSRAVIDAIPEDLILGYSRGYADRLAHEFSDPADWRGRRVHILGGSPPKQLNAIRQLTRPTLTDVPPADIVGVDWNGLHRGAQFGEFWTADGWDDSGRDADHVTVRKTVRHSLARIREFWQSHGIWPETTPEDAGLHLEYEGPSPADLEKGACTECGANVWRTRRGPFVAEYDTGAVCGYCSYECYFTHRHRKDLEEIAGEQSVYIPPA, from the coding sequence ATGTCTCTCGAGCTGAGCTCCAGCGCCAGCACCGCCCGCGAAATCGCCGCCGCCAGACAAACAGACTTCGTGGCGTTCCTCCACCGAGCTCCCTTTGCCGGCGATGCTCTCGCCCTCGGATTTCTCCCCGGGTTTCGGGAAGACTGCGGGTATCAGACGGATCAGTACCTGAATCTCGAGATTCCCGTTGGGATGCTCGACAACGATTTCCGGAATCCCGATCTGGAGCGGTTCGTCGACCGCTTCTTCGAGTACGAACCAGAAGTCGGGGTCATCGGGGACGTCGACGAAATCGACGACATCGACGCCCACGTCGCTGCCGCTCGTGAGATTCAAGCGAGCTACCCAGAGGCCGATCTCATCATCGTCCCAAAGTCCCGAGCGGTGATCGACGCGATTCCCGAGGACCTCATCCTCGGGTATTCACGGGGATACGCCGACCGCCTGGCCCACGAATTCTCCGACCCAGCGGATTGGAGAGGGCGACGCGTCCACATCCTCGGCGGAAGTCCGCCCAAGCAGCTCAATGCCATTCGACAGCTGACCAGACCGACACTCACCGATGTGCCACCGGCAGACATCGTCGGGGTCGACTGGAATGGGCTCCATCGCGGCGCACAGTTCGGTGAGTTCTGGACGGCCGACGGCTGGGACGACAGCGGTCGCGACGCCGACCACGTCACCGTGCGAAAGACGGTGCGTCACAGCCTCGCTCGCATCCGCGAGTTCTGGCAGTCACATGGGATCTGGCCCGAGACGACACCAGAGGACGCTGGGTTACACTTGGAGTACGAGGGACCGAGTCCTGCCGATCTCGAAAAGGGAGCTTGCACCGAATGCGGAGCAAACGTCTGGCGAACACGTCGCGGCCCCTTCGTCGCTGAATACGATACCGGTGCAGTCTGTGGGTACTGCAGTTACGAGTGCTACTTCACCCATCGCCATCGGAAGGACCTCGAGGAGATCGCTGGCGAACAGAGTGTCTACATCCCTCCAGCGTGA
- a CDS encoding ArdC-like ssDNA-binding domain-containing protein, with protein MATTSNPSVSFEETDTRDDEMHSTIEQWIDELVADVDEAKASQQFQEWLDVQSRFHDYSHRNTLLIKLQCPEATRVAGYNTWRSEFDRHVQEGEQAIWIWAPIITKQCPECENSPSYHEQSDCDYDETPPEEWSKGLVGFKPTAVFDVSQTEGEPLPELETEAAGDADGLVPALLDAATTLDIDVRVVDAAEWEHGDAKGVCKHRNLHECQPVVEAKARANQADLAVTLIHEYAHALLHFDVDDEPERAKREVEAEAVAYIVGRYFDLDTSGSAFYLAAWQDDDAESIQERLGRISSTAQEIIGTVAGG; from the coding sequence ATGGCTACGACCAGTAATCCGTCGGTTTCCTTCGAGGAGACCGACACGCGAGACGACGAGATGCACAGTACCATCGAACAGTGGATCGACGAGCTCGTCGCAGACGTCGACGAGGCAAAAGCCAGCCAACAGTTTCAAGAGTGGCTCGATGTCCAGTCCCGATTCCACGACTACTCCCATCGCAACACCCTCTTGATCAAGCTCCAGTGTCCCGAGGCAACCCGCGTGGCGGGCTACAATACGTGGCGGTCGGAGTTCGACCGGCACGTCCAAGAGGGCGAACAGGCGATCTGGATTTGGGCACCCATTATTACAAAGCAGTGCCCTGAGTGCGAGAACTCGCCGAGCTACCACGAGCAAAGCGACTGTGACTACGACGAGACACCGCCCGAGGAGTGGTCCAAAGGACTGGTTGGATTCAAACCAACGGCAGTCTTCGATGTGTCTCAAACCGAGGGCGAACCGCTCCCCGAGCTGGAAACCGAGGCAGCTGGAGACGCCGACGGCCTGGTGCCAGCACTCCTCGATGCAGCAACTACGCTCGATATAGACGTCCGTGTCGTCGACGCTGCTGAGTGGGAGCATGGCGACGCAAAAGGCGTCTGCAAACACCGGAATCTCCACGAATGCCAACCCGTCGTCGAAGCGAAAGCCCGAGCGAACCAGGCCGACCTCGCGGTGACGCTGATTCACGAGTACGCCCACGCACTGCTCCATTTCGATGTCGACGACGAACCCGAGCGCGCGAAACGCGAGGTCGAAGCCGAAGCCGTTGCGTACATCGTCGGGCGGTATTTCGACCTCGATACGAGCGGATCAGCGTTCTATCTTGCCGCGTGGCAGGACGACGATGCGGAGAGCATTCAGGAGCGTCTCGGCCGGATCAGTTCGACCGCGCAGGAGATCATCGGGACGGTCGCCGGGGGCTGA
- a CDS encoding nucleotidyltransferase domain-containing protein — MSLGEREDELLDTLETVIDADLPYVLVGGWAIAAFNQRFTTDVDVVIPAQAVDDYTDFLTDRGYEKTADVERNELYEGRTIRFEKDIGNPVRFDAMVDALGCRQTEAEWSYRYLAQHSVTEELRTGRPVTARIPERELLFAVKLHSGRKADSRDLVVLAAGADFDRVATHLHRGESAKLAGRIETVLDRLTSEDFADAFKGVFEQQTVPEQDIDAVVEFLRDQQRRLDSEL, encoded by the coding sequence ATGAGCCTCGGCGAACGCGAAGACGAGCTGCTGGACACCCTAGAGACAGTCATTGACGCTGACCTGCCGTACGTGCTCGTCGGTGGGTGGGCGATTGCGGCGTTCAATCAGCGCTTCACCACGGATGTCGATGTCGTCATTCCGGCACAAGCGGTCGACGACTACACCGACTTTCTCACCGACCGCGGCTACGAGAAAACGGCCGATGTCGAGCGAAACGAGCTCTACGAGGGCCGTACTATCCGGTTTGAGAAGGACATCGGGAATCCGGTGCGCTTCGATGCGATGGTCGACGCGCTTGGGTGCCGCCAGACGGAGGCCGAGTGGTCGTATCGCTATTTAGCCCAGCACTCCGTCACGGAGGAACTGCGAACCGGGCGCCCGGTAACAGCCAGGATTCCGGAACGGGAGTTGCTGTTTGCAGTGAAACTTCACAGTGGCCGCAAGGCAGACTCCCGGGATCTGGTGGTGCTGGCTGCTGGCGCGGATTTCGACCGGGTCGCGACTCATCTGCATCGCGGGGAGTCCGCGAAACTCGCTGGTCGGATCGAGACTGTCCTCGACCGACTCACGTCGGAGGATTTCGCGGACGCATTCAAAGGTGTCTTCGAACAGCAAACGGTTCCCGAACAGGATATCGATGCCGTCGTTGAGTTCCTTCGTGACCAGCAGCGCCGACTCGATTCTGAACTATAA
- a CDS encoding helix-turn-helix domain-containing protein, producing MEYVDETAAKIMVAARPGDSIRRIAQKIDGSYSWVYDWIERLEDAGFIRREDGVYIENYAVRDRYYDLVAAISRAVPPSIDDGYVIPHFAGMPFAYTKIDGVYVWTHGGYQIARGHDDYPIFIQVADQDVEQWTAFFDEFGIPSRIEERPDASDYDATVSYVLFSTSGEITREWVDGNPVIPLDETIEHMLEYRVNYEPALEMIADEYDRDIDASHEDPRLNA from the coding sequence ATGGAGTACGTCGACGAGACCGCGGCGAAGATCATGGTCGCGGCCCGGCCGGGCGACTCGATTCGTCGGATCGCCCAGAAGATCGACGGCTCCTACTCGTGGGTCTACGACTGGATCGAGCGGTTGGAGGACGCAGGCTTCATCCGGCGCGAGGACGGCGTCTACATCGAGAATTACGCTGTCAGGGATCGCTACTACGATCTCGTCGCGGCCATCTCTCGCGCTGTTCCCCCCTCAATCGACGACGGCTACGTCATTCCGCACTTCGCCGGGATGCCCTTTGCGTACACGAAAATCGACGGCGTCTACGTCTGGACCCACGGCGGCTATCAGATCGCCCGCGGCCACGACGACTACCCGATCTTCATACAGGTCGCCGATCAGGACGTCGAACAGTGGACGGCGTTCTTTGATGAGTTCGGGATTCCGAGCCGGATTGAAGAGCGGCCGGATGCGAGCGACTACGACGCGACCGTCTCGTACGTGTTGTTCTCGACGAGTGGGGAGATCACTCGCGAGTGGGTCGACGGCAATCCGGTCATTCCGTTGGACGAGACGATTGAGCACATGTTGGAGTACCGGGTGAACTACGAGCCAGCGTTGGAGATGATCGCCGACGAGTACGATCGTGATATCGACGCGTCCCACGAGGATCCGCGTCTCAATGCATGA
- a CDS encoding orc1/cdc6 family replication initiation protein yields MGRFNRESFIIQDKDVLRDDYQPETLEERDEELDEYAAALRPVIQGWQPNNVFLYGVTGVGKTAATHDLLEELQESAGEYDDVDLNVIELNCTGCTTSYQVAVNLVNEIRSPSHPLTTVSSSREPMSETGYQQKRIFNELYNDLESIGGTILVVLDEIDNIGSDDDILYELPRARSQLDLDVKIGVVGISNDFKFRENLSPKVKDTLCEEEILFPPYDATELQNILKHRADIALYDDVLESDVIPLCAAFSAQDSGSARQALRLLRKAADIAENDAMAGGEAKITEDHVREAEHQIQRQQVVEGMHSLTRQGQYVLLTVCQLAAEGETPERTKLIYERYREVLRNHGSEPLKRRRVHDHLSDLSLHGILRLVDSSSGRGNYNEYELDVSLSSALDALESELGELNDIRETAKRHRVLE; encoded by the coding sequence ATGGGCCGATTCAATCGAGAATCGTTCATCATCCAGGACAAAGACGTCCTCCGGGATGATTACCAGCCAGAGACACTCGAGGAGCGAGACGAAGAACTCGACGAATATGCGGCCGCTCTCCGTCCCGTCATTCAGGGCTGGCAACCGAACAACGTCTTTCTCTATGGCGTTACCGGCGTCGGGAAGACAGCTGCTACGCACGATCTTCTTGAGGAGCTGCAGGAATCCGCCGGAGAGTACGACGACGTCGATCTCAACGTTATTGAACTCAACTGTACTGGCTGCACCACATCCTATCAGGTAGCGGTCAATCTCGTGAACGAGATTCGCTCTCCTTCTCACCCTCTCACCACAGTCTCGTCTTCGCGCGAACCGATGAGCGAAACCGGGTATCAACAAAAACGCATCTTCAACGAACTCTACAACGACCTTGAGTCGATCGGTGGGACTATTCTCGTGGTTCTGGACGAAATCGATAACATCGGCTCGGATGACGATATTCTGTACGAGCTTCCACGAGCACGCTCGCAATTGGATCTCGATGTGAAAATCGGTGTGGTCGGCATCTCGAACGACTTCAAGTTCCGAGAAAACCTCTCTCCAAAAGTCAAGGACACTCTCTGCGAAGAGGAAATCTTGTTCCCTCCGTACGACGCGACTGAACTGCAGAATATTCTCAAGCACCGAGCCGATATCGCGCTCTACGACGATGTCCTCGAATCAGATGTAATCCCATTGTGCGCAGCATTCTCTGCACAGGACTCGGGATCTGCTCGGCAGGCATTACGGTTACTCCGGAAAGCAGCTGATATCGCCGAGAACGACGCGATGGCGGGTGGAGAGGCGAAAATCACCGAAGACCACGTTCGGGAGGCCGAGCATCAGATCCAGCGACAACAGGTTGTCGAAGGGATGCATTCGTTGACCCGGCAGGGGCAATATGTATTGCTGACTGTCTGTCAGCTAGCGGCAGAGGGAGAAACACCCGAACGGACGAAACTGATCTATGAGCGCTATCGAGAGGTTCTTCGTAATCACGGCAGTGAACCACTGAAACGCAGGCGAGTACACGACCACCTGTCGGATTTGAGCCTCCACGGGATCTTACGGTTGGTCGACTCGTCGAGTGGACGCGGGAACTACAACGAATACGAGCTTGATGTCTCTCTGTCGTCGGCCCTCGACGCACTCGAGAGCGAACTAGGTGAGCTCAACGACATTCGTGAAACTGCCAAGCGGCATCGGGTTCTGGAGTGA
- a CDS encoding Cdc6/Cdc18 family protein, producing the protein MIRDARVLRAGFVPREVEHRDAEVNHLSSVLEPITNGEPADTAIVTGPSGTGKTCISKFVTERLREEVLDVEAIYVNCWRNYTRFRTLYQILDDLGATIDIHRQSTPHDELVDRLQQHDGPRTVVILDEVDQLEDPSVIYDLHSLPQFAIICIANKEEELFSRVDDRLVSRLRSSEHVRMDKYHDEQLYDILNARAKWGLDEDVITDDQLYRIADAAAGDARLAIGILRTAASKADRENQERITNDILLDAAEDARAQIKQKSIDSLTPHQRVVYNIVRDHEPLGPSEIHDRYTEKVDDPRTKRTVRTYLSKMVQYNLVDAEGTSRDREYSLVGSEAASPMQ; encoded by the coding sequence ATGATCCGCGATGCTCGCGTTCTCCGCGCCGGGTTCGTCCCTCGGGAAGTTGAGCATCGCGACGCCGAAGTCAACCACCTCTCTAGCGTCCTCGAGCCCATCACGAACGGAGAACCAGCCGACACAGCTATCGTCACCGGACCCAGCGGGACGGGGAAGACGTGCATCTCGAAATTCGTCACGGAACGACTACGTGAAGAGGTCCTCGACGTCGAGGCCATCTACGTCAACTGCTGGCGCAACTACACCCGGTTCCGCACGCTCTACCAGATCCTCGACGACCTCGGCGCGACCATCGACATCCACCGACAGTCGACGCCCCACGACGAACTCGTCGATCGCCTCCAGCAGCATGACGGCCCGCGAACCGTCGTCATCCTCGACGAGGTCGACCAACTGGAGGACCCCAGCGTCATCTACGACCTCCACAGCCTCCCGCAGTTCGCGATCATCTGCATCGCGAACAAGGAAGAGGAGCTGTTCAGCCGCGTCGACGACCGCCTCGTGAGCCGGCTGCGCTCCAGCGAACACGTCCGGATGGACAAGTACCACGACGAGCAGCTGTACGACATTCTGAATGCGCGGGCGAAGTGGGGACTCGATGAGGACGTCATCACCGACGACCAGCTCTACCGGATCGCCGACGCGGCCGCCGGCGACGCCCGCCTCGCAATCGGCATCCTTCGAACAGCGGCCAGCAAGGCCGACCGCGAGAACCAGGAGCGGATCACCAACGACATCCTCCTGGACGCCGCCGAGGATGCCCGGGCCCAGATTAAGCAGAAGAGCATCGATTCACTCACGCCACACCAGCGCGTCGTTTACAACATTGTTCGCGATCACGAGCCACTCGGGCCGAGCGAGATTCACGACCGCTATACGGAGAAGGTCGACGATCCTCGGACGAAACGGACAGTGCGGACGTATCTCTCCAAGATGGTCCAGTACAACCTCGTCGATGCGGAAGGCACGAGCCGGGACCGGGAGTACTCACTCGTCGGTTCGGAAGCTGCGTCGCCAATGCAGTAA